The genome window CACATATTGTTGATATTAAGCAGAAATGTTATACATTTCAAGAAGTGTACAATCTGATTTATTTTCTGTTAAATATAGAATTGATGAAGGCATAATTGTTCACTTGGGGTTAATTGCTCTCCATCACTTACTTTTTGAAAATCATGTTTAGAGTAATTACTTGTTCTTAtttgttggtttcattggttaCTTCTTTCTAGGTGAAGGCCTTTGGTTCATCTGACACAGGAAAAGGCAAAAGCAAAGTGTTGAATCACATCACACATGGCTTTCACATGGTAAAGGGAAAATCAAATCATGCTATGGAAGATTATGTGGTTTCTGAATTCAAGCAAGCCAATAATAACAAAGAGTTGGGCTTATTTGCAATATTTGATGGCCATTCAGGCCATGATGTTGCAAACTACTTGCAAAGAAACctgtttgaaaatattttaaaacaggtactaaaaatatcattcccagatgatttttatatttattttcttgcatttgATTCTTGtgtctagtttttattttctgcagtTTCTATGTTCACTATCTTTatacaaactttttaaaagaattgtatttttctttgctGCAAGCAGGATGACTTCTGGACTGAAACAGAGACTGCTTTAAGGAGAGCTTATCGTATGACAGATGATGAGATATTGGAGAAAGCATTAGTATTGGGGAGAGGAGGTTCAACAGCAGTAACTGGGATACTGATCAATGGTGAAAGGCTTGTCATTGCAAATGTAGGAGACTCTAGGGCTGTTATATGTAAGAATGGTGTAGCCAAACAACTATCAATTGATCATGAGCCAAGCAAGGAGAAAAGGCTGATTGAGAGCCGTGGTGGTTTTGTAACCAACCTTCCAGGTAATCAGCTTTCTGAAGTAATAACCACAGAGAAGAGATCTTGTGTTTATTTAGTGATAGATGAAAATTCAGGATTTAGTTCCAAAATTTCTGTTATACACGTCTGCTTTAACCAGTAGGTATTTTTAATTGAGCCACAGGAATTATTTGACAGTTTCAGTAGTA of Quercus lobata isolate SW786 chromosome 8, ValleyOak3.0 Primary Assembly, whole genome shotgun sequence contains these proteins:
- the LOC115955646 gene encoding probable protein phosphatase 2C 58 isoform X1; amino-acid sequence: MTGREILHKIKVKAFGSSDTGKGKSKVLNHITHGFHMVKGKSNHAMEDYVVSEFKQANNNKELGLFAIFDGHSGHDVANYLQRNLFENILKQDDFWTETETALRRAYRMTDDEILEKALVLGRGGSTAVTGILINGERLVIANVGDSRAVICKNGVAKQLSIDHEPSKEKRLIESRGGFVTNLPGDVPRVDGQLAVARAFGDRSLKIHLSSEPDVSVEEITDDTESIIFASDGIWKVMSNQDAVDSIKTIKDAQLAAKHLIEVALSKKSKDDISCIVVKFQ
- the LOC115955646 gene encoding probable protein phosphatase 2C 58 isoform X2, with the translated sequence MVKGKSNHAMEDYVVSEFKQANNNKELGLFAIFDGHSGHDVANYLQRNLFENILKQDDFWTETETALRRAYRMTDDEILEKALVLGRGGSTAVTGILINGERLVIANVGDSRAVICKNGVAKQLSIDHEPSKEKRLIESRGGFVTNLPGDVPRVDGQLAVARAFGDRSLKIHLSSEPDVSVEEITDDTESIIFASDGIWKVMSNQDAVDSIKTIKDAQLAAKHLIEVALSKKSKDDISCIVVKFQ